The following proteins are encoded in a genomic region of Buchnera aphidicola (Aphis nerii):
- the tusA gene encoding sulfurtransferase TusA gives MKKINIMLNLIGLRCPEPIMIIRKNIRKIKKNETILVLSDDPSTKRDIPHFCNFMEHQLIECLTSIKPYRYLLKKGIY, from the coding sequence ATGAAAAAAATAAACATAATGTTAAATTTAATTGGACTTAGATGTCCAGAACCAATTATGATCATTCGAAAAAACATTAGAAAAATAAAAAAAAATGAAACTATTTTAGTTTTATCAGACGATCCATCTACTAAAAGAGATATTCCACATTTTTGTAATTTTATGGAACATCAACTGATCGAGTGTTTAACTAGTATTAAACCTTATCGTTATCTATTAAAAAAAGGGATTTATTAA
- the asd gene encoding aspartate-semialdehyde dehydrogenase has product MKSVGFVGWRGMVGSVLLNRMIKENDFSNIIPHFFSTSQSGQNGPIINNTLFKDLKDAYNLNLLQEMDIIITCQGGSYTDSIYPKIRKNNWKGYWIDAASTLRMNNDSVIVLDPINLKVIQNALDSGIKTFVGSNCTVSLMLMALGGLFEQNLIEWISVSTYQAASGAGAKYVIELLKQMGAIYNIVCNDLSNNLSSILDLEKKVITQIQNNNFPLKHFSVPLAGSLIPWIDVDMGNGQSREEWKGQFETNKILGSENKIIIDGTCVRISSIRCHSQSFFIKLNKNLSKKNIEEILINHNKWVDFVPNNMEETICKLTPSAISGTLRIPVGRLRKLSMGNKYFSAFTVGDQLLWGAAEPLRRMLNLLINI; this is encoded by the coding sequence ATGAAATCTGTAGGTTTTGTTGGATGGCGTGGTATGGTAGGTTCAGTTTTATTAAATCGAATGATAAAAGAAAATGATTTTTCAAATATTATTCCTCATTTTTTTTCAACCTCTCAATCTGGTCAAAATGGTCCTATTATAAATAATACATTATTTAAAGATTTAAAAGACGCTTACAATTTAAATTTATTGCAAGAAATGGATATTATTATTACATGTCAAGGAGGATCTTATACTGATTCTATTTATCCTAAAATACGTAAAAATAATTGGAAAGGTTATTGGATAGATGCTGCTTCAACTTTAAGAATGAACAATGATTCTGTTATTGTCTTAGATCCCATCAATTTAAAAGTTATACAAAATGCTTTAGATAGTGGAATTAAAACTTTTGTAGGAAGTAATTGCACTGTAAGTTTGATGTTAATGGCCTTAGGAGGATTATTTGAACAAAATTTAATAGAATGGATTTCTGTTTCTACTTATCAGGCAGCATCAGGTGCAGGTGCTAAATATGTAATTGAATTATTAAAACAAATGGGTGCAATATATAATATTGTATGTAATGATTTATCAAATAATCTTTCTTCAATTTTAGATCTTGAAAAAAAAGTTATAACTCAAATCCAAAATAATAATTTTCCATTAAAACATTTTTCTGTACCATTAGCTGGAAGTTTAATACCTTGGATAGATGTTGATATGGGAAATGGTCAAAGTCGAGAAGAATGGAAAGGACAATTTGAAACAAATAAAATATTAGGATCAGAAAATAAAATAATAATAGATGGAACATGTGTTCGAATAAGCTCAATAAGATGTCATAGTCAATCATTTTTTATAAAATTAAATAAAAATCTTTCAAAAAAAAATATAGAAGAAATATTAATTAATCATAATAAATGGGTTGATTTTGTTCCAAATAATATGGAAGAAACAATATGTAAATTAACTCCATCTGCAATAAGTGGTACATTAAGAATACCAGTAGGAAGATTGAGAAAACTTAGTATGGGTAATAAATATTTTTCAGCTTTTACTGTTGGAGATCAGTTGTTATGGGGTGCTGCAGAACCTCTAAGAAGGATGTTGAATTTATTAATTAATATTTAA
- the fbaA gene encoding class II fructose-bisphosphate aldolase, whose translation MNNLNSIKPGVVTGDECQMIFELAKKKQFAIPAVNCIGTDSINSVLQTAYKIQSPVIIQFSYGGSYFIAGGKKIFKKDYEQAIKGAISGAQHVHLMAKHYKIPVILHTDHCHKEILPWIDGLIKEGEEYYKIYKKPLFTSHMIDLSKESIKENILICSSYFKKIKKINMMLEIELGCTGGEEDGIDNNNIKKELLYTEPKDVNYAYEKLIKISKNFTIAAAFGNVHGVYKTGNVNLKPNILKKSQKYISIKHNLEKLPLNFVFHGGSGSDLKEIQKSIKYGVVKMNIDTDVQWAAWKGVLDFYKKNKDFLQNQLGNKEGKNQPNKKYYDPRTWIRKSQESISIRLEKTFQQLNALNILKL comes from the coding sequence TTGAATAATTTAAACTCCATCAAACCTGGTGTTGTAACCGGTGATGAATGCCAAATGATATTTGAATTAGCTAAAAAAAAACAATTTGCAATACCAGCAGTAAATTGTATAGGTACTGATTCAATAAATAGCGTATTACAAACAGCTTACAAAATACAATCTCCTGTTATTATACAATTTTCTTATGGAGGATCTTATTTTATTGCAGGTGGTAAAAAAATATTTAAAAAAGATTATGAACAGGCTATTAAAGGAGCTATATCAGGAGCCCAACATGTACATTTAATGGCAAAGCACTATAAAATTCCAGTAATACTGCATACTGATCATTGTCATAAAGAAATATTACCATGGATCGACGGTTTAATTAAAGAAGGAGAAGAATATTATAAAATTTATAAAAAACCTCTTTTTACATCTCATATGATTGATTTATCTAAAGAATCAATAAAAGAAAATATTTTAATTTGTAGCTCATATTTTAAAAAAATCAAAAAAATTAATATGATGTTAGAAATTGAATTAGGATGTACAGGAGGAGAAGAAGATGGCATAGATAATAATAATATAAAAAAAGAATTGCTTTATACAGAACCTAAAGATGTTAACTACGCATATGAAAAATTAATCAAGATTAGTAAAAATTTCACTATAGCAGCTGCATTCGGAAATGTACATGGAGTATATAAAACTGGGAATGTTAATTTAAAACCCAATATTCTAAAAAAATCACAAAAATATATTAGCATTAAACATAATTTAGAAAAATTACCATTAAACTTTGTATTTCACGGTGGATCAGGTTCAGATTTAAAAGAAATCCAAAAATCTATTAAATATGGCGTAGTTAAAATGAATATTGATACAGATGTACAATGGGCTGCTTGGAAAGGTGTATTAGATTTTTATAAAAAAAACAAAGATTTTTTACAAAACCAACTAGGCAATAAAGAAGGAAAAAATCAACCTAATAAAAAATATTACGATCCAAGAACATGGATAAGAAAATCTCAAGAATCAATATCTATAAGATTAGAAAAAACATTCCAACAATTAAATGCTTTAAATATTTTAAAATTATAA
- the recB gene encoding exodeoxyribonuclease V subunit beta, protein MKKKLNIFNIPFNNINLIEASAGTGKTTAIVLMYLRLLLGIGNKKNTKPLLVQEILIVTFTNFAKEEIHKRIKKNIEQLYSFCITKKTNNLILKPFLEKIKNIEETICILEKAKRNINHMSIYTIHGFCKDILQLYFLNVNKEIIKNEELLFLQSIEDFWRSYFYKLPEKIINIISQYYKNPESLLTELKPIFNCSKVYFTEKFNKNNNDIIKYHEKNIQIINIFKKKWLCYNVVILNLIEQLKPNKKIYNESNISRWIKNITNWAKSETENYQIPTSLKYFSKEIIIKNIKNQKIPYHIFFENIEEILKKKLSLKNIILFQAIKKITKILKKEKKKKLLLGFNDLLDTLLKHIKKEKELRKIIIKKYPVAFIDEFQDTDIKQYQIFNILYKINNKNTALFLIGDPKQSIYSFRGADIFSYLNAKSKIKNHYYLDTNWRSASNICKFINYLFSRNKYPFFFKNISFENIVSCNNKNMQFKIRGIIQKSISFFFKKKEKTYIEEYQDWIAKQCANEICYWLTCAKKGEATLINQNTETVLKASDIVILVRNKKEAGIIKNALKKVNIQSFYSSSNKNIFQTNDAYELLIILQSILQPTNIQLLKQSIFTHIFYQILLEGEKEINKKTSHFIVNKLYEYRNIWKNIGIFCTIKNIILDYQKYSKNSDKFQYYQKNINFLHIAELLEKQATYFHQKSSLVRWLEKKISEKKDISEDENIRYFKQSEVIKIITIHKSKGLEYPIVWIPFAGTYKKSKLYLYHDKKTFKMFFDLSQNKETQKIVENERLSEDLRFLYVAITRSIYHCCLGMGDVINKKNQKKNKNHKSALGYIIQRGCYMDYNSLLKEINLLNIKSYIAIKYDSMNIDRPYIKKNIYLLSPPEFLIKKPQNYFQITSFTKLKKESICLDQNQNFNINNIFDYKENNKKEIIFKNFPKGKKSGILIHYILNKINFIKKLNINFFYQVLKKYEFSEEWAPILMSWINNIINVKFKKINFNLSMLKPNQYIKEMNFFLPIQKTLNSIDLNKIIQSFDPISSLTPKFSFNPINGILKGSIDLVFLWNKKYYIIDYKSNYLGDDKNYYSSKNIKKEIIKNRYDLQYQIYTVALHQYLNKKIKKYSYEDNFGGIFYMFLRGIDNINKTNSIFYTMPNYLLIKHLIDLLIIKN, encoded by the coding sequence ATGAAAAAAAAATTAAATATATTTAACATACCATTTAATAATATAAATTTAATTGAAGCGTCTGCTGGAACTGGTAAAACTACTGCAATTGTATTAATGTATTTACGTTTATTATTAGGAATAGGAAATAAAAAAAATACCAAACCTTTATTAGTACAAGAAATATTAATAGTAACTTTTACTAATTTTGCAAAAGAAGAAATACATAAAAGAATTAAAAAAAATATTGAACAATTATACTCGTTTTGTATTACTAAAAAAACTAATAACCTTATTTTAAAACCATTTTTAGAAAAAATTAAAAATATAGAAGAAACTATATGTATTTTAGAAAAAGCAAAAAGAAATATAAATCATATGTCTATTTATACAATACATGGATTTTGTAAAGATATTTTACAACTATATTTTTTGAACGTTAATAAAGAAATAATTAAAAATGAAGAACTTTTATTTTTACAATCTATAGAAGACTTTTGGAGATCTTATTTTTATAAATTACCCGAAAAAATAATTAATATAATTTCTCAATATTATAAAAATCCAGAATCGCTTTTAACTGAATTAAAACCAATATTTAATTGTAGTAAAGTATATTTCACTGAAAAATTTAATAAAAATAATAATGATATTATAAAATATCATGAAAAAAACATTCAAATCATAAATATTTTTAAAAAAAAATGGCTATGTTATAATGTAGTAATTTTAAATTTAATAGAACAATTAAAACCTAATAAAAAAATATATAATGAGTCAAATATATCTAGATGGATAAAAAATATTACAAATTGGGCAAAATCTGAAACTGAAAACTATCAAATACCAACTTCATTAAAATATTTTTCAAAAGAAATAATCATAAAAAATATAAAAAACCAAAAAATTCCATATCATATTTTTTTTGAAAATATTGAAGAAATACTGAAAAAAAAACTTTCTTTAAAAAATATTATTTTATTTCAAGCTATTAAAAAAATAACTAAAATTTTAAAAAAAGAAAAAAAGAAAAAACTTTTATTAGGATTTAATGATTTATTAGATACTCTTTTAAAGCATATTAAAAAAGAAAAAGAACTAAGAAAAATAATTATTAAAAAATATCCAGTAGCTTTTATTGATGAATTTCAAGATACTGATATTAAACAATATCAGATTTTCAATATTTTATATAAAATAAATAATAAAAACACAGCATTATTTCTGATAGGTGATCCAAAACAATCAATATATAGTTTTAGAGGAGCAGATATTTTTTCTTATTTAAATGCTAAATCAAAAATTAAAAACCATTATTATCTTGATACTAATTGGAGATCTGCAAGTAATATATGTAAATTTATAAATTATTTATTTTCACGTAATAAATATCCATTTTTTTTTAAAAATATTTCATTCGAAAACATTGTTTCGTGCAATAATAAAAACATGCAATTTAAAATACGAGGAATAATTCAAAAATCTATTAGTTTCTTTTTTAAAAAAAAAGAAAAAACATATATTGAAGAATATCAAGATTGGATTGCAAAACAGTGCGCTAATGAAATTTGTTATTGGCTGACATGTGCCAAAAAAGGAGAAGCAACGCTAATTAATCAAAATACAGAAACAGTTTTAAAAGCAAGTGATATTGTAATATTAGTAAGAAATAAAAAAGAAGCTGGTATTATTAAAAATGCATTAAAAAAAGTTAATATCCAATCTTTTTATTCATCATCTAATAAAAATATATTTCAAACTAATGATGCATATGAACTTCTTATTATACTTCAGTCTATCTTACAACCAACTAATATACAATTGTTAAAACAATCTATTTTTACTCATATTTTTTACCAAATTTTATTGGAAGGTGAAAAGGAAATAAATAAAAAAACATCACATTTTATAGTAAATAAATTATATGAATATCGTAACATATGGAAAAATATAGGAATTTTCTGTACTATTAAAAACATTATACTAGACTATCAAAAATATTCTAAAAATTCAGATAAATTTCAATATTATCAAAAAAATATAAATTTTTTACATATAGCAGAACTATTAGAAAAACAAGCTACATATTTCCATCAAAAATCATCTTTAGTAAGATGGTTAGAAAAAAAAATATCAGAAAAAAAAGATATATCAGAAGATGAAAACATTAGATACTTTAAACAATCAGAAGTCATTAAAATAATTACCATACATAAATCTAAAGGCCTAGAATATCCCATAGTTTGGATTCCTTTTGCTGGAACATACAAAAAATCAAAATTATATTTATATCATGATAAAAAGACTTTCAAAATGTTTTTTGACTTATCTCAAAATAAAGAAACTCAAAAAATAGTAGAAAATGAAAGATTATCTGAAGACTTGCGTTTTTTATATGTTGCTATAACTAGATCTATTTATCATTGTTGTTTAGGAATGGGAGATGTTATTAATAAAAAAAATCAAAAAAAGAACAAAAATCATAAAAGTGCATTGGGATATATTATACAACGTGGATGTTATATGGATTATAACAGTCTATTAAAAGAAATAAATTTATTAAACATAAAATCATATATTGCAATTAAATATGATTCAATGAACATTGATCGACCTTACATTAAAAAAAATATATACTTATTATCTCCGCCTGAATTTTTAATTAAAAAACCACAAAATTATTTCCAAATAACCAGTTTTACCAAATTAAAAAAAGAAAGCATTTGTCTTGATCAAAATCAAAATTTTAATATAAATAATATTTTTGATTACAAGGAAAATAATAAAAAAGAAATAATATTTAAAAACTTTCCTAAAGGAAAAAAAAGTGGAATTCTTATTCATTATATATTAAATAAAATTAATTTTATAAAAAAATTAAATATTAATTTTTTTTATCAAGTTTTAAAAAAATATGAATTTTCAGAAGAATGGGCCCCAATATTAATGTCTTGGATAAATAATATTATTAATGTAAAATTTAAAAAAATAAACTTTAATTTATCTATGTTAAAACCCAATCAATATATAAAGGAAATGAATTTTTTTTTACCGATACAAAAAACGTTAAATAGTATAGATCTTAATAAAATTATTCAATCTTTCGATCCTATTTCTTCTTTAACTCCTAAATTTTCTTTTAATCCAATTAATGGAATTCTAAAAGGATCTATTGATTTAGTATTTCTATGGAACAAAAAATATTATATAATCGATTATAAATCTAATTATCTGGGTGATGATAAAAATTATTACTCTTCAAAAAATATAAAAAAAGAAATAATAAAAAATCGTTACGATCTTCAATATCAAATATATACAGTAGCATTACATCAATATCTAAATAAAAAAATCAAAAAATATAGTTATGAAGATAATTTTGGTGGCATTTTTTATATGTTTTTAAGAGGAATAGACAATATAAATAAAACTAATAGTATTTTCTATACCATGCCAAATTATTTATTAATTAAACATTTAATTGATTTATTGATAATAAAAAATTAA
- a CDS encoding YhgN family NAAT transporter, giving the protein MTEIISTTILLILIMDPLGNLPVFMTILKNLNAKRRRIVVIREMIIALIVMLLFLFLGEKILNILNLKTETVSISGGIILFLIAIKMIFPSEDNNGISSNEEPFLVPLAIPLVAGPSLLATLMLLSHQYLHHMSYLVGSLLIAWCFTIIVLLLSGFFLKLFGSKGVNALERLMGLILIMLATQMFLDGIRTWFQN; this is encoded by the coding sequence ATGACTGAAATAATCTCTACAACTATATTATTAATTTTAATAATGGATCCTTTAGGTAATCTGCCTGTTTTTATGACGATATTAAAAAATTTAAATGCAAAAAGAAGAAGAATAGTAGTTATACGAGAAATGATTATAGCTTTAATTGTTATGCTATTATTTTTATTCCTTGGAGAAAAAATACTGAATATTCTTAATTTAAAAACTGAAACAGTATCTATATCTGGTGGAATAATTTTATTTTTAATCGCTATTAAAATGATTTTCCCATCGGAAGATAATAATGGAATATCTTCAAATGAAGAACCTTTCTTAGTTCCACTAGCAATTCCATTAGTTGCAGGACCATCTTTATTAGCCACATTAATGTTATTGTCACATCAATATTTACATCATATGTCATATTTAGTAGGATCTTTACTAATAGCATGGTGTTTTACTATTATAGTACTATTATTATCAGGTTTTTTTTTAAAATTGTTTGGTTCTAAAGGTGTAAATGCTTTAGAACGATTGATGGGTCTAATATTAATTATGCTTGCGACTCAAATGTTTCTAGACGGAATTAGAACATGGTTCCAAAATTAA
- a CDS encoding phosphoglycerate kinase, translated as MKIKNVNEIDITGKKVLIRCDLNVPIKNGIIQSDARILASLPTIELALRKKAKVIIMSHLGRPKNECYEKKYSLLPIFEYFKKKINYTKVYFSNDFSNILPIKTGELLILENVRFNSGELKNDEILSKKYSNLCDIFIMDAFGSAHRKQASTYGIGKFVNIACAGLLFMSEINNLKKALKNPKRPMVSIVGGAKVSTKFNILNKLCNISDTVVVGGGIANTFLAINYNIGKSLHEPTFISKAKTLINKYNNIIIPIDSRIGKNFSQNEPSIIKLPSKIQKNEEIMDFGDESIKKVVKIIEKAKTIIWNGPVGVFEFPNFRKGTETIAKAIANNTSFSIAGGGDTLSVIDMFSIKNKISYISTGGGAFLEFIEGKKLPAIHMLEKHFSH; from the coding sequence ATGAAAATTAAAAATGTAAACGAGATAGATATAACAGGAAAAAAAGTATTAATAAGATGTGACTTAAACGTACCAATTAAAAATGGAATTATTCAATCTGATGCTAGAATATTAGCATCTCTTCCTACAATTGAATTAGCACTTCGGAAAAAAGCAAAAGTTATTATTATGTCTCATTTAGGAAGACCAAAAAATGAATGTTACGAAAAAAAATATTCATTACTTCCTATATTTGAATATTTTAAAAAAAAAATAAATTATACTAAAGTATATTTTTCTAACGATTTTTCAAATATTCTTCCGATTAAAACAGGTGAATTATTAATTTTAGAAAATGTTCGTTTTAATTCAGGGGAGTTAAAAAACGATGAAATTTTGTCTAAAAAATATTCTAATTTATGTGATATTTTTATTATGGATGCTTTTGGTAGCGCACATAGAAAACAAGCATCAACATATGGAATTGGGAAATTTGTAAATATTGCATGTGCTGGTCTCCTTTTCATGTCTGAAATTAATAATCTTAAAAAAGCACTAAAAAATCCAAAACGTCCTATGGTATCTATAGTAGGAGGAGCTAAAGTTTCCACTAAATTTAATATATTAAATAAATTGTGCAATATTTCAGATACTGTAGTAGTAGGTGGTGGAATCGCAAATACTTTTTTAGCAATTAATTATAATATTGGTAAATCATTACATGAACCAACATTTATATCAAAAGCAAAAACATTAATTAATAAATATAATAATATTATTATACCAATTGATTCACGTATAGGAAAAAATTTTTCTCAAAATGAACCATCTATAATTAAACTACCATCAAAAATTCAAAAAAATGAAGAAATTATGGATTTTGGCGATGAATCTATAAAAAAAGTCGTTAAAATAATTGAAAAAGCAAAAACAATAATCTGGAATGGTCCTGTAGGAGTATTTGAATTTCCTAATTTTAGAAAAGGAACAGAAACAATTGCTAAAGCAATAGCAAATAATACATCTTTCTCAATAGCTGGTGGGGGTGATACACTATCTGTTATTGATATGTTTTCTATTAAAAATAAAATTTCTTATATTTCAACAGGTGGTGGTGCATTTCTAGAGTTTATTGAAGGTAAAAAATTACCTGCAATACACATGTTAGAAAAACATTTTTCTCATTAA
- the recD gene encoding exodeoxyribonuclease V subunit alpha encodes MKKLLQELVKKKIIRMIDFVFSQFISKKNNVIMLVAACVSFESNNGCIFLSLKYFEKNNFFSTGDKKIIKKILFILNNKKINWSLELLKHHAFGNGNTITPLVLLENQVYLYKIWKAEQNILKILSKKKINNEFNLIKTCNLLKKLFPNKEYNAQKIAVALSLINQITFILGGPGTGKTTTIIKIIIVLIKNTKKNIKIQLSSPTGKATARLIEILNNYKILNSHLSEKEKKICILKPVTIHKLLGISKISNTIFFNKNNRLNIDVLIIDEVSMIDILMMNNIFSSIEKNVKVIFIGDHNQLSPIGAGSILKKIYNYSYYGYSLETISILKKITKYSKLYNKENKSNKYLISDKICILKKNYRFKEDSGICILSNAIYENKKDIFNQLFNNFIKNVIFYNINCEIQYKKMINKIIFYYQGYWDKIIQKKNIETIINTFQKYQVLCVVRDGLFGINNINYILEKMMYKKNIIKKYFYINNQIWYVGKPIIITKNNKYLNLSNGDIGITSLNKDKELQVYFLIGKKNIKNIPINLLENYETAWCITVHKAQGSEFDHTTLILPNQNLEILNKEILYTAITRSKKMLSIFSNKKIFISAAKKQKKFE; translated from the coding sequence ATGAAAAAATTACTACAAGAACTAGTAAAAAAAAAAATTATACGTATGATTGATTTTGTTTTTTCACAATTTATATCTAAAAAAAACAACGTTATTATGTTAGTAGCAGCATGTGTAAGTTTTGAAAGTAATAATGGATGTATTTTTTTATCTCTTAAATATTTCGAAAAAAATAATTTTTTTTCTACTGGTGACAAGAAAATTATTAAAAAAATATTATTTATTTTAAATAACAAAAAAATAAATTGGTCATTGGAATTATTAAAACATCATGCTTTTGGTAATGGAAATACTATAACACCATTAGTTTTATTAGAAAATCAAGTATATCTTTATAAAATATGGAAAGCTGAACAAAATATTTTAAAAATTTTATCTAAAAAAAAAATAAATAATGAATTTAACTTAATAAAAACTTGTAATTTATTAAAAAAATTGTTTCCTAATAAGGAATATAATGCCCAAAAAATAGCAGTAGCATTAAGCTTAATTAATCAAATAACTTTTATTTTAGGAGGTCCTGGTACTGGAAAAACTACTACAATAATAAAAATTATTATCGTATTAATAAAAAATACAAAAAAAAATATTAAAATACAATTATCATCACCGACAGGAAAAGCTACTGCACGTTTGATTGAAATATTAAACAATTATAAAATACTTAATTCACATCTCTCTGAAAAAGAAAAAAAAATTTGCATATTAAAACCTGTTACTATACATAAATTATTAGGAATATCAAAAATATCTAATACAATTTTTTTTAATAAAAATAATCGTTTGAATATAGATGTTTTAATAATTGATGAAGTATCTATGATAGATATTTTAATGATGAATAATATATTTTCTTCTATTGAGAAAAATGTTAAAGTTATTTTTATTGGAGATCATAATCAATTATCGCCAATAGGAGCAGGATCTATTTTAAAAAAAATTTATAATTATTCATATTATGGATATAGTTTAGAAACTATATCTATCTTGAAAAAAATTACAAAGTATTCAAAATTGTACAACAAAGAAAATAAATCTAATAAATATTTAATAAGTGATAAAATATGTATTTTAAAAAAAAACTATAGATTTAAAGAAGATTCAGGAATTTGTATATTATCAAATGCAATTTATGAAAATAAAAAAGATATTTTTAATCAACTTTTTAATAATTTTATAAAAAATGTTATATTTTACAATATTAATTGTGAAATACAATATAAAAAAATGATAAATAAAATCATTTTTTACTACCAAGGATATTGGGACAAAATTATACAAAAAAAAAATATCGAAACTATTATAAATACATTTCAAAAATATCAGGTATTATGTGTTGTACGAGATGGTTTATTTGGAATTAATAATATAAATTATATTTTAGAAAAAATGATGTACAAAAAAAATATTATTAAAAAATATTTTTATATTAACAACCAAATATGGTATGTAGGAAAACCTATTATTATAACTAAAAATAATAAATATTTAAATTTATCGAATGGTGATATAGGAATTACTAGTTTAAATAAAGATAAAGAACTACAAGTATATTTTTTAATAGGAAAAAAAAATATTAAAAATATTCCTATTAATCTATTAGAAAATTATGAAACTGCTTGGTGTATTACTGTTCATAAAGCACAAGGTTCTGAATTTGATCATACAACATTAATACTTCCGAATCAAAACTTAGAAATATTAAATAAAGAAATTTTATATACAGCAATCACAAGATCTAAAAAAATGTTAAGTATATTTTCAAATAAAAAAATATTTATTTCAGCAGCAAAAAAACAAAAAAAATTTGAATAA
- the mscS gene encoding small-conductance mechanosensitive channel MscS has protein sequence MDELNVVSDINHAGNWLIRNQELLFGYIINLTSSIVILITGMFAAKIISNGVNKILITRRIDATIAGFLSALMRYIIITFTLIASLGRIGVQTTSVIAILGAAGMAIGLALQGSLSNFAAGVLLVTLRPLKTGEYVNLGSVAGTVLNIHIFYTTLRTLDGKIVVVPNNKIISGNIINYSREPARRNEFCISVSYNTDIDLVIKVLRQVIEKEDRVIKDRDIIIGLSELAPSSLNFIVRCWSNTDELNSVYWDLMSEFKKALDKNNINIPYPQIDVHLYKKNKH, from the coding sequence ATGGATGAACTAAATGTAGTAAGTGATATTAATCATGCAGGTAATTGGTTGATACGAAATCAAGAGCTATTATTTGGATATATCATTAATTTAACATCATCAATTGTTATTTTAATTACAGGTATGTTTGCAGCAAAAATAATATCTAATGGTGTTAATAAAATACTAATTACTCGACGTATCGATGCGACTATCGCAGGTTTTCTTTCTGCGTTAATGAGATATATTATTATTACTTTTACATTAATTGCCTCACTAGGAAGAATAGGGGTTCAAACTACTTCTGTGATTGCTATATTAGGCGCTGCAGGAATGGCTATCGGATTGGCTTTACAAGGTTCTTTGTCTAATTTTGCAGCTGGTGTATTATTAGTAACACTAAGACCTTTAAAAACAGGAGAATATGTTAATTTAGGTAGTGTAGCAGGAACAGTTTTAAATATTCATATTTTTTATACAACTTTACGTACTTTAGATGGTAAAATTGTAGTTGTTCCAAATAACAAAATAATTTCTGGAAATATTATTAATTATTCAAGAGAACCAGCTAGAAGAAATGAGTTTTGTATTAGTGTTTCATATAATACAGATATTGACTTAGTTATAAAAGTTTTAAGACAAGTGATAGAAAAAGAAGATAGAGTTATAAAAGATAGAGATATTATAATTGGTTTAAGTGAATTAGCACCATCTTCTTTAAATTTTATCGTTAGATGTTGGAGTAATACCGATGAATTAAACTCAGTATACTGGGACTTAATGTCAGAATTTAAAAAAGCATTAGATAAAAATAATATTAATATTCCTTATCCACAAATAGACGTACATCTTTATAAAAAAAATAAACATTAA